The genomic window AGGTCGGTCCGCTGGCCGCCGAGGCGATCAAAGCGGTCGAGGACGGGAGGACGAAGATTGTTCCCGCGCAGTGGGAGAAGACCTACTTCGAGTGGATGCACAATATCCAGGACTGGTGCATCAGCCGCCAGATCTGGTGGGGGCACCAGATTCCGGCCTGGTTCTGTGACGACTGCGGCGAGATCACCGTCAGCCGTGAAGACGCCACCGCCTGCAGCCACTGCGGCAGTGACAATATCCGTCGTGAAACCGATGTCCTCGATACCTGGTTTTCCTCGGCCCTCTGGCCCTTTTCGACCATGGGCTGGCCGGAGAAGACCGCCGCGCTGGAGAAATTCTATCCGACCTCCTGCCTGGTGACCGGTTTCGACATCCTCTTCTTCTGGGTCGCGCGGATGATGATGATGGGCCTCAAGTTCATGGGCGAGGTGCCCTTCAAGGAGGTCTATATCCACGCCCTGGTGCGCGACGCCCAGGGGCAGAAGATGAGCAAGAGCAAGGGCAATGTCATCGACCCGTTGACCGTGGTCGAGGAGTACGGGACCGACGCCTTCCGCTACACCCTGGCGGCCTTTGCCGCCATGGGCCGTGATATCAAGCTCTCCACCGAGCGGATTGCCGGTTACCGGAATTTTGTCAACAAGCTCTGGAACGCCAGTCGTTTCGCGCTGATGAACCTGGACGATTTTCAGCCGGCCGGAAAATCGTTGTCCGATCTGGATCTGTCGGCCGCCGACCAGTGGATTCTGACCCGGTTGAAGGAAACCGCCGAAGCGACCAACCGCGCCCTGGCCGACTACAAGTTCAATGACGCCGCCGGCACTCTCTATGCCTTCACCTGGCACCAGTTCTGCGACTGGTACATCGAACTGATCAAGGAGGATCTCTACGGTGAGGATGCACAGGCCCGGGAGCGGGTGCAGACCGTCCTCTACACCGTGCTGGAGCAGTTGCTGCGGCTGCTGCATCCCTTCATGCCCTTTGTCACCGAGGAAATCTGGCAGACCCTGCCGGGAGAGAGACCGCAACCGAGCATCATGCAGGCGGCCTATCCGGATGGTTCGGAACTGACGGCCGACTCCGGGCTGGCCGGACGGATGGAGCAGGTGATGGAGGTGATCAAGGCAATCCGCAATATCCGCGGTGAAATGGATGTCGCGCCGGGAAGGCTGGTCAACGCCGTGCTCGACTGCCGTGACCAGGCCGCCGCGGACGTGGTTGCCGAGGGAGAAAGCTATATCCGTTCTCTTGCCAAAGTTGATGAACTCCGCTACGGAGTGCAGGTCGAACGTCCCGCCCAGGCGGCGACCCAGGTTGCCGGAAACATTGAAATTCTGCTGCCGCTCGCCGGCCTGATCGATGTTGCCGAGGAGGAAAAACGGCTCGGCAAGGAGATTGCCAAGGTGCAGAAGGATGTCGATTTCTTCACCAAAAAACTCTCCAACGAAAAATTCGTCACCAATGCCCCGCCGCAGGTGCTGGAGAAGGATCGCGCCAAGCTGGCGGCCGCCGAGGAGAAACTCGGTATTCTCAGGCAGAGCCTGGAAAAGATTCAGGCGCTGAAATGAAATAAGGTCCACCACCTCATCCATCAAAAGGGGGCCGGGAGTCAAACTCCCGGCCCCCTTTTGATGAAAACTGGTGACGTCGCAAAAACTCATCATCGGCAGCGTTGCTGTGCCTGCACTCTCCTTTCCGAATACGCATTTGTTCCGGCATCGTAGACAAAATCCATAAATCTATTCAAAAGCAAGATCAGTTTTTTGAAAAAGTTTGTCATATTGGGGCGGTGAACGGTTTTCTGCTCAGACATAAACCAGCCTGGCGGCATCCAGGGTCGGTTCGCCATCCCAGCGGTAGGCGCACAGCACCCCGTCTTTGGCCACGCTGAAATCGACACAGGCGGCATTAGGCGCGAGCAGGCGGACCGGCGGTTCCATCCAGTAGTGGCCGAAGAAGACCGGTTTCTCCTCGCGCGGATAGATGTTCCGGCCGTTGCTCTTCAGGGGCAGCTCCGGGATGGCGGCGAGCTGACTCTCCGGCAGCATGGCGATCTCGCGGTAGCTGGCCGCGCTGCTCTGCCACCAGCGGGTGCGGATCTCGCGGCGATAGTGGCCGTCCTTGTCGTGGAAACCGTGTCCGGCGGGCAGTTCTATTTCCGACCCCTTGAGCAGAGTTTCAGCGCAGACGTGTTCCGGGGTGCCCGGTGTGGCCGACTGCAGCAGGAAGGCGTCATCGAGCTGGAAGCTACTTCTCATTCCGCCCCTGCGTTCCAGGGCTTGGACCAGCCGGCCATCCCATTCGGCATGCACGGCGCGCACGCCGTCCAGGTCCAGGAACAGGGGCAGGGTTCTGAACCAGGCCAGTGTTTCCGCCAGGAGCTGCGGCCGGCCGGAGAACTCGTCCAGGAAACTGCGGTGCTGGCGGTTGTTCTTCGCCGTGTGCGGCCGCAGCGGCTCGCCCGTTTCCGGGTGGCGGCTGTGGTAGCAGAGGGCGTTGTACTCGTGGTTGCCCATCACCGCTCGGGCCGAGCCGGCGTCGACCATGGCACGGACCAGGTTCAGCACCGCGATGTTGTCCGGCCCCCGGTCGATGAAGTCTCCGGTGAACAGTACCGTCCGCTGTGGATGTTGGAAGCTGCCGTCCCGCCTGGTGTAACCGAGTTTCTTCAACAGGGCGATCAGCTTGTCGGCATGGCCGTGAATATCGCCGATGATGTCGCAGCCGGCCAGTCCTGAGCCGCTCATAAGGTTCTTCCGGCATGGATGAGAAGAGGGGTGAGGGATTGCAACAACGGCCTCCTTTCAGGTTCCGTCGATGGCGACGGTTTGAATCTGCTTGGGGTGAAAAAAATCCTTCAGCGGTCCTTTTCGGTTTTTCCGCAGTTCAGCGACCTCACCTCGGAAGAGGAACTTTTCGACCTGAGTTTCAAACACCCGGGGGCTCCGTTGGCAGAACATCCTTTAACCGCCTTTGATGACAGAAAGAAGAACCTTGCATGACCATCTATAGTTGAGCGGTGCGACAGTCGGTGTCGCATGGAGCGGTCGATTTGGGAAAGATGCCTTCTGCGACGTGAAGATTTTAAGTCTCCCGGTAGATTTGGGAGAGGCGCCCTGCGATCTCACGAAACTCCCGGCGTAGCGCTGCAGGACCCAGCACCTCGACCTGGTCGCCGAACCCGAGCAGCCACCAGCGCAACTGGTGGCTGTCAAGGACGGTCGCTTCAAGGAGGATTCGGTCGTCCTTGGCGGCGGTGATGGTCTGGTCTTCACTGAGACGGCGCTCTTCGAGATGGCGGGAGATTTCGGCGGCGAAGCGGGCGCGCAGGCGGATGGTTTTACCTTCTTCGATCGGCCACTCGAAGCGGCCGGCGCGGATGTGCCGGTCGAGATCGAACCCGGCCGGACGTTCGACGGGCTGTTCCAGCCGTTCCGTCGTGACGAAGCGGTGCAGGGCGAAGTGGCGGACATCCTCATAGCCGTCGATCCGGGCCACCAGGTAGATGACCGCGTCGGAGAAGACCAGCCCCAGGGGATGGAACAACAACTTCTTCTCCCGGTTGTCGACCGCCGCCCGGTAGTTGCCGCTGAAACAGCGGTCGCGGAACAGGGCCTCGGTAATTACGTCAAGGACCTGCTCCGGGATGTCGGGCGGCAGCAGCGGCTGGGTGCGCGAAACCAGCTTGACCTTCTCCGGCCAGCTGCTGTGGCCACTGTCGGACAGCTCGTCGAGAATGGAGGCGGCACGCCTGAAATGCCCGTCCAGGCTACGCACGCACTGGCCGGGGAGCATGCGGAGCATGAAGGTTTCGACCATCCGCAGGGTGAGGGCCGCGCTGCTGTCCATGCCGGGGACATCGAACACCTCGGCATCCTGCTGCCAGGACCAGCCGGAGGGTTTGCGGCCGTCGGTCACCAGGGGAAACTCGCGCGAAAGCTTGTCGAGGTCGCGCTGAATGGTACGCCGGGTGGTGGTGTACCCTCGGGAGTCGAGCCGTTGTTCGATTTCGGAGGTACTGACGCGCCGCGGGTAACGCGGGATCATGCGCAGCATCTGCCAGTGGCGCAGCAGGGTTTCCATCCGTTTTCTCCTCGGCAAAGATGAGACGACATCAGGGCGACAGGTATTGTCGCATCAAGAATTGGGGGGTGTCCAGTTTAAGTCTGCAGACAGAGTTGAAAAACCGGGATAAACGCCATGCCTGGCCCTGATCCGGCGAAGTTCTTTCCGGCTTGTACTCTTCATTCGGCATGACAACCGATTCCGGGCGTTGTCACCCGGCCTGGGTGGTGTGCAGGATATCAATCAGGTGGGAGCGAATGGCGATGCTGTCACCCAGTTTGAGGACTTTGTCGGCGGCGTTTTCGGCCGTGGGCAGGTCGAGGTCACGCAGAAAAGCCTTGGTGCGTGGAATGAAGGGCGCCGGCATCGAGAATTCGCGCAGGCCGAGACCGACCAGGGCCAGCAGGTTGAGTGGATCGGTCGCCATTTCTCCGCAGAGACACAGCCCCTTGTCGTGTTCGGCGGCGACTTCGCAGATGCAGCGAATGGCCTGCAGCACCGCCGGATGCAGTGGATCATAATACTTGTTGACCAGCGGATTGTTGCGGTCGGCGGCGAGCAGATACTGCACCAGGTCGTTGGTTCCGAGGGCGAAAAAGTCGACCAGTTCCGCGAGCTGGTGGGCGATATGGATTGTTGCCGGGACTTCGATCATGACTCCCAGCGGCATGTTTTCGGCGAAGGGAATGCCTTCTTCACTGAGGGTCTGCTTCGCCTGGCTGACCACCGCCCGACAGGCCTTGACCTCTTCGATACTGGAGATCATCGGGAACAGCATCTTCACCGGGCCATGGATGCCGGCCATCAGGATTGCCTCGATCTGGGTGCTGAAAATGTCCGGGTTGTCGAGCGATACGCGCACCGACCTCCAGCCCATGAACGGATTGTCTTCGGCGGGCGGGGCAAAATAGGGCAGCACCTTGTCGCCGCCGATATCAAGGGTGCGGATGGTGATCGGCTGACCGGCAAAGCCTTCCACGACCTTGCGGTAAAGGCGGTACTGGTCCTGCCGGTCGGGGAAGTCCCCGCGTGCCATGTAGGGGAACTCGGTCCGGTAGAGGCCGACGCCGGAGGCCCCGTTGCGCAACGCGACATCGACATCGCTGACCAGGCCGATATTGGCCCGCAGGGTGATACCGGTGCCGTCCCGGGTGATCGCGGGCAGGTCGCGCAGGCCGTCGAGTTTGTGCAGCTCGCGGTTGCGGTCTTCCTCCAGGCGGCGATATTCCTCGACAATGTGTTCGGCCGGCCGGATGTAGAAGGTTCCCGAGTTGGCATCGAGAATGACCGGGGCTTCCGGTTCCAGTTTCCGCAGCAGCCCTTTGACTCCGACCAGGGCCGGGATGCCGAGCGATTTGGCCATGATGACCGCGTGCGAGTTGTTTTCACCGGCCTCGGTGACGATACCGAGGATCTGTTCATGGTCGAGGGCCGCCATGTCGGAGGGCAGCAGTTCCCGGGCGACGATGACCCCCGGCGTCTTCAGATGCAGGGACTGTTGTTCGTGGTCCACCAGGCTCGCCAGGATCCGTCGGCCGATGTCGTCCATGTCGGCGGCGCGTTCCCGCAGGTAGGCGTCTTCCATGTTGCTGAAGGCAGCCAGGTAGTCGCCGACCACCTTTTTCAGGGCATAGGGAGCGCTGTGTCCCCTGGCGATTTCGCCGTCCAGTTTGTCCAGGAAACTGCGGTCCTCGAGGATCATCAGGTGGGTATGGAAGATGGCGGCATCCTCGTCGTTGAGCCGTTCGCTCACCCGTTTCTCCAGAAACAGGGTCTGGATACGGGTTTTTTCCAGGGCATCATGCAGCCGTTGCCGTTCCTGTCGCGGGTCGATGCCGTCTTCATCGAGAATGTCGGTAAAACCGAGGCGTTCATCGAGCAGATGGGCAGGGCCGATGGCGACTCCCGGGGAGGCGACTTGTCCCTTGAGGACCGGATGGGGCTCCTTTTCCGGTTCCTGTCTGTTTTCCTCTTCCTCGATTCCCGGCAGCATGTCTCCACGGGCCTGCAGGGTGTCGAGCAGGCGGGCATTGACGACGATGGAGGCAACCTGGAAGGCAATGGTCGACAGGGCGCTGATTTCTTTTTCAGTGAAGTCGCGCCGTTCGGTGGTCTGGATGACAATCACCCCGAGCGGCTGCCTGCGGTCGAACAGCGGGATGCCGAGAAAGGAGTGGTAGCGCTCTTCGCCGGTCTCGGCGAAGTACCGGTAGCGGGGATGGGATTCCGGCTCCTGGATCGATACCACCCGTCCTTCGTCGACGGCCAGTCCGGCCAGGCCTTCATGGACGCCCATGCTGACCTTGCCGACGGCGCCGGCCGCGAGCCCGCAGGTAGCACGCAGCCGCAGCGTGCGCTGGTCGTCATCAAGCAGATAGATGGAACAGACTTCGGACTTCATTCGTCGCGCGACCAGGGAGACGATATTGGTCAGGGTTTCGTCGAGGTCGTGCGACTGAAGGATGAGAGCGCTGATATCTTCGAGGGTGCGCAACCCGAGTTGTTCCGGCATGGTCTGTTCCCGCTGTCAGGGTGTTGAAACGTCAGGTTCCCCGGGTTGAGCAAAAATGTCCGGATGCCAGGCGTCCGCCCCCCCAACGGCATAAGGCGTACCGGAAGGTACGTCGTTGACGCGGGGAAGGTGGCCGCAGATGGGTGTTTTTCATCAGACGGCTGAAATTGTGTCCCATGATAGCCAATCACTCGCTGAAACGGCAAAAAAAAACGCCGCCCGGGGGAGAGAGGTCCCGGTGCGGCGTATAAAGGGGCAGGAGTTTTTGTATCAGTCCTTGGAATCCCCGACATGTTGACAAATTTACTAAGCAATCGGCGTGCCAACATTAATTTTGTGTCGGGCCGGCGGGTTGTGGCCTGTTTTTGCCTGTTTTTGTGGCTGAAACTGGCGAAAACGGCTGATTTTCACCGCACCCTGTTCCGGGGAGGATGTCGCCACGGGGCGTTGGTCGTCATTTCGACATCTGCGTTCAGTGGTAAGACCATTTGGTGGTGTGCCGCTGCTGACACACTGTGCAGGGTTGGTGTGTCAGCCGGGTCTCAGTTGTTTCCATTCAGCATGAATTTGCTGCTTCCGGTATGACCAATTGTCGCGGCCGGTACCGGTGAACGGGCTACAGGCCGTTGGAGTTCAGTTGTCTGGGGTGCCGTCAGGAGTCTGACGGCCGGTTGCGGAATTTGCCGACTTTTTCACTGAAATGACAGGCGGAGAGATGCCCGGGAGCCTGCTCTTCGAGAGCGGGCTCCTGTTGGCTGCAGATCTCTTCGGCATAGGGGCAGCGGGGATGAAAGGTACAGCCGCTCGGTGGTGAGATGGGGGAGGGGACTTCTCCTCTGAGATGGTGCGGTTTGCGTTTCCGTTGCGGGTCAGGCTCGGGAATGGCGTTGAGCAGGGCTTCACTGTAGGGATGCCGCGGTGCCCGGTAGATTTCGATGGCCGATGCCAACTCGACGATGCGGCCGAGGTACATGACCGCGACCCGGTCGCTGATGTGCTCGACCACTGCCAGGTCATGGGCGATGAAAAGATAGGCCAGGTTGAATTCCTTCTGGATATCGCGCAGCAGGTTGATGACCTGGGCCTGGATCGACAGGTCGAGGGCCGAGACCGGTTCGTCGGCGATGATCAGCTTCGGTTGCACCGCCAGCGCCCGGGCGATGCCGATCCGTTGACGCTGCCCGCCGGAGAATTCGTGAGGATAGCGCGACAGATGCTCGGGACGCAGGCCGACCCGTTCGGCAAGGTCGGTGACGGCTTCCGACAGTTTGCCGTTGGTGACCAGACGATGCAGTTTGAATGGCTCGGCGAGGATGTCGAAGACCTTCTTGCGTGGGTTCAGCGAAGAGAAGGGGTCCTGGAAAATCATCTGCAGATCGCGCCTGATCGGCCGCAGCTGGCGCTGGCTCAGGGTGGCGATATCCTGCCCCTGAAAACGGATCTCACCCTGATCGGGGTCGATCAGACGCAGGATCAGGCGCCCGGTGGTTGATTTTCCGCATCCCGATTCTCCAACCAGTCCCAGGGTTTCGCCGGGGAAAATCTCGAAACTGATGCCCGCCACCGCCTGCAGTTTCCGCACCGGACCGCCGAGCGGACCCCCCTTGACGGTAAAGGATTTTCGCAGATCACTGACTTTCAGCAGCGGTGTTGTCATTGGTTCCTCCAGCAGCGTGCCCAGTGGCCGGGTTCGACCTCCCGCAACGGCGGACAGCCTTCGGCGCAGGGGCCGAAAGCTTCCGGGCAGCGGTCCCTGAAACTGCAGCCGGCCGGCAGGTTGCGGACGTCGGGAACCTGGCCGGGAATCGGATCGAGCCGTTCGCGTACTTCCCCGAGACGGGGAATGCAGGACAGCAGGCCGCGGGTATAGGGGTGCAGTGGATTGCCGAACAGGGATGTGGTGGTGGCGGTTTCGACAATCAGGCCGGCATACATGATCGCCACCCGGTCGGCGTTTTCAGCCACCACGCCGAGGTCGTGACTGATCAGCAGGGTCGCCATGTCGCGGCTGCTTTTCAATTCGGCCAGCAGGTCCATGATCTGCGCCTGAATCGTGACATCGAGGGCAGTGGTCGGCTCGTCGGCGATCAGCAGTTGCGGGTCGCAGGCCAGGGCCATGGCGATCATCACCCGCTGGCGCAGCCCGCCGGAGAGTTGATGCGGGTAGTCCAGGAGTCGTTGCTTCGGTTCGGGAATACCGACCTGCTCAAGCA from Geothermobacter hydrogeniphilus includes these protein-coding regions:
- a CDS encoding valine--tRNA ligase, yielding MEKNLPKGYEPHQVEAKWYAAWERDGRFAADENSSRPSYSIVIPPPNVTGVLHMGHALNNTLQDILCRWKRMTGHEVLWMPGTDHAGIATQNVVEKQLAAQGDDRHDLGREKFVARVWQWREESGGQIINQLKRMGASCDWPRERFTMDEGLSKAVREVFVSLYEDGLIYRANRLINWCPRCHTALSDLEVEHDDKRGHLWHLRYPVIGTDRYLVVATTRPETMLGDSAVAVHPEDERYADLVGRKVLLPLVNREIPVVADEYVDREFGSGAVKITPAHDFNDFEVGKRHDLEQINIFDASGVVNENGGPYAGLDRNEARRKVLADLEAQGLLEGTEDHAHAVGECYRCRTVIEPYLSKQWYVKVGPLAAEAIKAVEDGRTKIVPAQWEKTYFEWMHNIQDWCISRQIWWGHQIPAWFCDDCGEITVSREDATACSHCGSDNIRRETDVLDTWFSSALWPFSTMGWPEKTAALEKFYPTSCLVTGFDILFFWVARMMMMGLKFMGEVPFKEVYIHALVRDAQGQKMSKSKGNVIDPLTVVEEYGTDAFRYTLAAFAAMGRDIKLSTERIAGYRNFVNKLWNASRFALMNLDDFQPAGKSLSDLDLSAADQWILTRLKETAEATNRALADYKFNDAAGTLYAFTWHQFCDWYIELIKEDLYGEDAQARERVQTVLYTVLEQLLRLLHPFMPFVTEEIWQTLPGERPQPSIMQAAYPDGSELTADSGLAGRMEQVMEVIKAIRNIRGEMDVAPGRLVNAVLDCRDQAAADVVAEGESYIRSLAKVDELRYGVQVERPAQAATQVAGNIEILLPLAGLIDVAEEEKRLGKEIAKVQKDVDFFTKKLSNEKFVTNAPPQVLEKDRAKLAAAEEKLGILRQSLEKIQALK
- a CDS encoding metallophosphoesterase; the encoded protein is MSGSGLAGCDIIGDIHGHADKLIALLKKLGYTRRDGSFQHPQRTVLFTGDFIDRGPDNIAVLNLVRAMVDAGSARAVMGNHEYNALCYHSRHPETGEPLRPHTAKNNRQHRSFLDEFSGRPQLLAETLAWFRTLPLFLDLDGVRAVHAEWDGRLVQALERRGGMRSSFQLDDAFLLQSATPGTPEHVCAETLLKGSEIELPAGHGFHDKDGHYRREIRTRWWQSSAASYREIAMLPESQLAAIPELPLKSNGRNIYPREEKPVFFGHYWMEPPVRLLAPNAACVDFSVAKDGVLCAYRWDGEPTLDAARLVYV
- a CDS encoding helix-turn-helix transcriptional regulator; translated protein: METLLRHWQMLRMIPRYPRRVSTSEIEQRLDSRGYTTTRRTIQRDLDKLSREFPLVTDGRKPSGWSWQQDAEVFDVPGMDSSAALTLRMVETFMLRMLPGQCVRSLDGHFRRAASILDELSDSGHSSWPEKVKLVSRTQPLLPPDIPEQVLDVITEALFRDRCFSGNYRAAVDNREKKLLFHPLGLVFSDAVIYLVARIDGYEDVRHFALHRFVTTERLEQPVERPAGFDLDRHIRAGRFEWPIEEGKTIRLRARFAAEISRHLEERRLSEDQTITAAKDDRILLEATVLDSHQLRWWLLGFGDQVEVLGPAALRREFREIAGRLSQIYRET
- the ptsP gene encoding phosphoenolpyruvate--protein phosphotransferase, with the translated sequence MPEQLGLRTLEDISALILQSHDLDETLTNIVSLVARRMKSEVCSIYLLDDDQRTLRLRATCGLAAGAVGKVSMGVHEGLAGLAVDEGRVVSIQEPESHPRYRYFAETGEERYHSFLGIPLFDRRQPLGVIVIQTTERRDFTEKEISALSTIAFQVASIVVNARLLDTLQARGDMLPGIEEEENRQEPEKEPHPVLKGQVASPGVAIGPAHLLDERLGFTDILDEDGIDPRQERQRLHDALEKTRIQTLFLEKRVSERLNDEDAAIFHTHLMILEDRSFLDKLDGEIARGHSAPYALKKVVGDYLAAFSNMEDAYLRERAADMDDIGRRILASLVDHEQQSLHLKTPGVIVARELLPSDMAALDHEQILGIVTEAGENNSHAVIMAKSLGIPALVGVKGLLRKLEPEAPVILDANSGTFYIRPAEHIVEEYRRLEEDRNRELHKLDGLRDLPAITRDGTGITLRANIGLVSDVDVALRNGASGVGLYRTEFPYMARGDFPDRQDQYRLYRKVVEGFAGQPITIRTLDIGGDKVLPYFAPPAEDNPFMGWRSVRVSLDNPDIFSTQIEAILMAGIHGPVKMLFPMISSIEEVKACRAVVSQAKQTLSEEGIPFAENMPLGVMIEVPATIHIAHQLAELVDFFALGTNDLVQYLLAADRNNPLVNKYYDPLHPAVLQAIRCICEVAAEHDKGLCLCGEMATDPLNLLALVGLGLREFSMPAPFIPRTKAFLRDLDLPTAENAADKVLKLGDSIAIRSHLIDILHTTQAG
- a CDS encoding ABC transporter ATP-binding protein; the protein is MTTPLLKVSDLRKSFTVKGGPLGGPVRKLQAVAGISFEIFPGETLGLVGESGCGKSTTGRLILRLIDPDQGEIRFQGQDIATLSQRQLRPIRRDLQMIFQDPFSSLNPRKKVFDILAEPFKLHRLVTNGKLSEAVTDLAERVGLRPEHLSRYPHEFSGGQRQRIGIARALAVQPKLIIADEPVSALDLSIQAQVINLLRDIQKEFNLAYLFIAHDLAVVEHISDRVAVMYLGRIVELASAIEIYRAPRHPYSEALLNAIPEPDPQRKRKPHHLRGEVPSPISPPSGCTFHPRCPYAEEICSQQEPALEEQAPGHLSACHFSEKVGKFRNRPSDS
- a CDS encoding ABC transporter ATP-binding protein, whose amino-acid sequence is MPSLLEIHNLKTYFHSGPETLKAIDGIDITIDAGETLALVGESGCGKSMTALSILRLVPEPGRIAEGRIEFSGEDLLLLPEEEIRRIRGNRIAMIFQEPMTSLNPVFRVGDQIFEVLRLHRGMNRREATAAAARLLEQVGIPEPKQRLLDYPHQLSGGLRQRVMIAMALACDPQLLIADEPTTALDVTIQAQIMDLLAELKSSRDMATLLISHDLGVVAENADRVAIMYAGLIVETATTTSLFGNPLHPYTRGLLSCIPRLGEVRERLDPIPGQVPDVRNLPAGCSFRDRCPEAFGPCAEGCPPLREVEPGHWARCWRNQ